In a single window of the Zea mays cultivar B73 chromosome 5, Zm-B73-REFERENCE-NAM-5.0, whole genome shotgun sequence genome:
- the LOC103628424 gene encoding uncharacterized protein — protein sequence MMTTQGGLQPTSNEANMCTNDNGSQLGTRIVDEIMAGKNVFFDLPDKLTGEIWTLKFHCIGAQPGKEIVTVNIDKAYVAFYNVVYIKSKLGYSGRDFLFYKKRCGIDRSRLLALDYIHQEAMLSDNMDERKISFVLTKDPPSDLEVSITPIKRPRQRTNVDEETIEVLIDAYKEWLAILQHDNPETDLMDDFREDTIKTYKEWLRHQGDLPDILLYERQSNDDLILSDEEIHGSSKPTANWPSHARRHRKRDRGIFY from the exons ATGATGACGACTCAAGGAGGTTTGCAGCCGACAAGCAATGAAGCTAATATGTGCACCAACGACAATGGTAGCCAACTTGGTACACGGATTGTGGACGAGATTATGGCCGGGAAGAACGTCTTCTTTGATCTTCCTGACAA gttgactgGTGAGATATGGACCTTGAAATTCCATTGCATTGGAGCACAACCTGGAAAAGAAATTGTCACAGTAAATATTGATAAAGCTTATGTTGCCTTTTACAACGTGGTGTACATAAAATCGAAACTTGGATATTCTGGGAGGGACTTCTTGTTTTacaagaaacgatgtggcattgaTCGATCCAGGCTATTGGCACTTGATTACATCCACCAAGAGGCCATGCTGTCTGATAACATGGATGAGAGAAAAATAAGTTTTGTGCTCACAAAAGATCCACCCAGTGATCTAGAGGTAAGCATAACTCCCATCAAGCGTCCAAGGCAGCGAACAAATGTTGATGAAGAAACTATAGAAGTGTTGATTGATGCATATAAGGAGTGGCTTGCAATACTACAACATGATAATCCAGAAACGG ATTTAATGGATGACTTCAGGGAGGATACGATCAAAACATATAAAGAATGGTTAAGGCATCAAGGCGATCTTCCAGATATCT TATTGTATGAACGACAAAGCAATGATGACCTAATATTATCAGATGAAGAAATTCATGGCAGCAGCAAACCTACTGCTAATTGGCCATCTCATGCTAGACGTCATAGGAAAAGAGATCGTGGTATTTTTTACTAA